From Thermoflavifilum aggregans, a single genomic window includes:
- a CDS encoding ribosome maturation factor RimP has protein sequence MDDIRQVIEQLLEQELKQHPDCFLVDLLVSQDQAVRVFIDSDQGVSIDQLAQINRSLSKAMHENHVFPDDDFSLEVSSPGIDTPLKLYRQYPKNIGRMVVVTLKDHQIREGMLQEVHPDFIVLDVKKSKKEHQILKIPFADIQFTRVQIRF, from the coding sequence GTGGACGATATCAGACAGGTCATTGAACAACTGCTTGAGCAGGAACTGAAGCAACATCCCGATTGTTTTTTGGTGGATTTGCTAGTCAGCCAGGACCAGGCCGTACGGGTGTTTATTGACAGTGACCAGGGGGTGTCCATTGACCAGCTGGCCCAAATCAATCGCTCGCTCAGCAAAGCGATGCACGAAAACCATGTTTTTCCGGACGATGATTTTTCGCTGGAAGTATCGTCGCCCGGCATTGATACACCCCTGAAACTATACCGCCAATATCCGAAGAATATTGGCCGCATGGTGGTGGTTACGCTGAAAGACCACCAAATCCGGGAGGGGATGTTGCAGGAAGTACATCCTGATTTCATTGTGCTGGATGTGAAAAAAAGCAAGAAAGAACATCAAATATTAAAAATTCCTTTTGCTGATATCCAGTTTACCCGTGTACAAATTCGTTTTTAA
- a CDS encoding peptidylprolyl isomerase, protein MRISFPVLAMLQLLAFNLYAQQNLSSTELRKFPVADKIVAVIGDNIILQSDIQAQIDQLQRESSRPLPPDASCAILEQMIAQKALVIQAQRDSLPVSDDDVEGQLENQIRGFINMYGSQKKLEEVAGMSIYQIREKFREPIRERILADEERKKIVDAVKITPTEVQEYFNRIPKDSLKFFPSEVQVGQIVIYPKASPEVEQYVLQQLQNFKKQITSGQQDFVTLMNLYSQDPGSRQNNGIFTISRTDKNIDPNFLAAAFRLQDGEISDPVKSKFGYHLIQMVHRQGDNAEVRDLLMIPPVTSTDMRAAMKKLDSVRADIIAGKITFGEAAVKYSDDPTAKLYAGMITSPDGSTYVTVDQLDPGIVLTLDSLKPGDISLPAEFTDPYGKKAVRIIYLKSRTQPHQENLRDDYNKIQQEALQEKQYEALDKWFREKMPTFYIWVDPDYQHCKNVEQWAEASQQANHYQPGE, encoded by the coding sequence ATGAGAATCAGTTTTCCTGTTCTGGCTATGCTTCAATTGCTGGCTTTTAATCTCTATGCCCAGCAAAACCTGAGCAGTACGGAATTACGAAAATTCCCCGTTGCCGATAAAATTGTGGCCGTCATTGGGGACAATATCATTCTTCAGTCCGACATCCAGGCCCAGATTGATCAGCTGCAACGGGAATCATCCAGGCCCCTTCCGCCGGATGCCAGTTGTGCCATTCTGGAGCAGATGATTGCCCAGAAAGCCCTGGTTATTCAGGCCCAGCGCGATAGTTTGCCGGTGAGCGATGATGATGTGGAAGGACAGCTTGAAAATCAGATCCGGGGATTCATCAATATGTATGGTTCCCAGAAAAAGCTGGAAGAAGTAGCCGGCATGAGCATCTATCAGATCCGGGAAAAATTCCGCGAGCCTATCCGTGAGCGTATTCTGGCAGATGAGGAAAGGAAAAAAATTGTAGACGCAGTCAAAATCACACCCACAGAAGTACAGGAATACTTCAACCGGATTCCGAAAGACAGCCTGAAGTTTTTCCCTTCCGAAGTGCAGGTAGGCCAGATTGTGATCTATCCCAAAGCCAGTCCGGAAGTAGAACAATACGTCCTGCAACAGCTTCAGAACTTCAAAAAACAAATTACATCCGGCCAGCAGGATTTTGTAACACTCATGAATCTGTATTCCCAAGACCCGGGCAGCCGGCAGAACAACGGTATTTTTACCATTTCCCGGACCGATAAAAACATTGATCCTAATTTCCTGGCTGCGGCTTTTCGGTTACAGGACGGTGAAATTTCAGATCCGGTGAAATCAAAATTCGGATATCATCTTATCCAAATGGTGCATCGCCAGGGCGACAATGCCGAAGTGCGCGATTTGCTGATGATTCCGCCGGTTACCTCTACCGATATGCGGGCAGCCATGAAGAAACTGGATTCCGTGCGGGCCGATATCATAGCCGGTAAAATCACTTTCGGAGAGGCTGCCGTCAAATACAGCGATGACCCTACGGCCAAGCTATATGCCGGTATGATTACCAGTCCCGATGGTTCCACATATGTAACGGTCGATCAGCTGGATCCCGGTATTGTGCTTACGCTTGATTCCCTGAAGCCCGGCGATATTTCCCTGCCGGCTGAATTTACGGATCCCTACGGGAAAAAGGCAGTCAGAATCATTTACCTGAAATCCAGAACCCAGCCTCATCAAGAAAACCTGCGGGATGACTACAACAAAATTCAGCAGGAAGCTTTGCAGGAAAAACAGTATGAGGCTTTGGATAAATGGTTCCGGGAAAAAATGCCCACTTTCTACATCTGGGTTGACCCGGATTACCAGCATTGCAAAAATGTGGAGCAATGGGCTGAAGCCAGTCAGCAAGCCAATCATTACCAGCCCGGCGAATAA
- a CDS encoding MFS transporter, whose product MPFWKPFQSLTADQRHTFFAGLGGWALDAFDFFLYVFCLKAISQDFHSDVQRVSEGIFLTLAFRPLGALFFGWLAERYGRRQVLMVNVISYSVIEFLCAFSPNLTTLLVLRALFGFAMGGEWGVGAALVLESLPAKGRGFFSGLLQEGYVLGYLLASVVFAFFFIHIGWRGMFMVGIVPALLVIYIRSKVPESPAWLAGMHRKSGLGQKQEWKNVIRKYWGRLLFLIVLMSFFNAFSHGTQDLYPTFLQVQEKFNPGSTGMIAIWMNIGALIGGMCFGALSERMGRRRAIILAALLAIPMIPLWVHAHTLGGFALGAFLMQFMVQGAWGIVPAHLNELSPPSARAILPGFAYQIGNLVMSKMAPIQAGLAEQHGNNYAAVLSWTVIGVAICLSVITALGKEARAVTLDVRPEEGMETS is encoded by the coding sequence ATGCCTTTTTGGAAACCATTTCAATCCCTTACGGCTGATCAGCGGCATACGTTTTTTGCAGGTCTGGGAGGATGGGCTTTGGATGCCTTTGATTTTTTTCTGTATGTGTTTTGTTTGAAAGCCATCAGCCAGGATTTTCATAGTGATGTGCAACGGGTATCCGAAGGTATATTCCTCACGCTGGCTTTCCGGCCTCTGGGGGCTTTGTTTTTCGGTTGGCTGGCCGAACGCTATGGCCGCAGGCAGGTGCTGATGGTAAATGTTATCAGCTATTCGGTAATTGAATTTCTCTGCGCCTTTTCGCCGAATCTTACAACATTGCTGGTGTTGCGGGCTTTGTTTGGTTTTGCAATGGGCGGGGAATGGGGTGTGGGTGCGGCTCTTGTGCTGGAATCCCTGCCGGCAAAAGGAAGAGGCTTTTTTTCCGGACTGCTGCAGGAGGGTTATGTGCTGGGTTATCTGCTGGCTTCCGTGGTTTTTGCCTTTTTCTTTATCCACATTGGATGGCGGGGCATGTTTATGGTAGGCATTGTACCGGCATTGCTGGTCATTTACATTCGATCAAAAGTGCCTGAATCTCCCGCCTGGCTGGCAGGCATGCACAGAAAATCCGGGTTGGGACAGAAGCAGGAATGGAAAAACGTGATCCGCAAATACTGGGGACGATTGCTTTTCCTGATCGTTTTGATGAGTTTTTTCAATGCCTTTTCGCATGGCACACAGGATTTGTACCCTACTTTCCTGCAGGTACAGGAAAAATTCAATCCCGGAAGCACGGGTATGATTGCCATCTGGATGAATATCGGTGCGCTGATTGGAGGTATGTGTTTTGGCGCTCTGTCTGAACGGATGGGGCGACGCAGAGCTATCATCCTGGCAGCTTTGCTGGCTATTCCCATGATTCCTCTTTGGGTTCATGCCCATACGCTGGGTGGATTTGCCCTGGGAGCCTTTCTGATGCAATTTATGGTACAGGGTGCATGGGGTATTGTACCAGCACATCTGAATGAGCTTTCTCCGCCATCTGCGCGGGCTATTCTGCCAGGATTCGCCTATCAGATAGGAAATCTGGTGATGTCAAAAATGGCTCCCATCCAGGCCGGGCTGGCAGAACAACACGGCAACAACTACGCTGCCGTACTGAGCTGGACGGTGATTGGTGTGGCTATCTGTCTGTCCGTGATTACGGCTTTGGGTAAAGAAGCCCGGGCGGTTACACTCGACGTACGGCCGGAAGAAGGGATGGAAACAAGTTAG
- the dnaN gene encoding DNA polymerase III subunit beta — protein sequence MKFIVSSHALLKHLQLIYGVVGTNASLPVLEDFFLQISKDGRLTAAATDLETSLKINIPVEANQSGEICIPAKVLMEILKNLPDQPLTFHVHADTSVVEIISDNGRYKIMGEKAENFPREPKPDAVEQTFSLSGKTLLTAIQKGIFAISTNDMRPAMTGMLFELDADGATFVATDSHRLVKYVKKGGLAEGASTLAAGKPVSFIVPRKPLNLLKGLFDDDATIQASLSKSHLFLQTDAMEIACRLIDARFPDYRVVIPVDSPYHLVISRTDLQQALRRISVFANKATNQVIFTLQGSTLELSAQDIDYSFEGSERLSCQYEGEDMRISFNARFLLEMLAVMDADEVRFDLSTPSRAAILQPASQAEDEDLLMLIMPLMITEPVA from the coding sequence ATGAAGTTCATTGTTTCCTCTCATGCTTTGTTAAAGCATTTGCAGCTGATTTACGGGGTGGTGGGCACCAATGCCTCTTTGCCCGTGCTGGAAGATTTTTTCCTGCAAATTTCAAAAGATGGTCGCCTCACGGCAGCCGCCACGGATCTGGAAACATCTTTGAAAATCAACATCCCTGTAGAAGCCAATCAATCAGGTGAAATATGTATTCCGGCTAAGGTATTGATGGAAATCCTCAAAAATCTGCCGGATCAGCCGCTGACTTTTCACGTGCATGCCGATACCAGTGTGGTAGAAATTATTTCCGACAACGGCCGGTATAAAATCATGGGGGAGAAAGCAGAAAACTTTCCCCGCGAACCGAAGCCTGATGCTGTAGAACAAACTTTTTCCCTTTCCGGCAAAACTTTGCTTACAGCTATTCAAAAAGGCATATTTGCCATCAGCACCAATGATATGCGGCCTGCCATGACCGGGATGCTGTTTGAACTGGATGCTGACGGAGCCACTTTTGTGGCTACAGATTCCCACCGCCTGGTAAAATACGTGAAAAAAGGGGGACTTGCAGAAGGTGCATCCACGCTGGCCGCGGGCAAACCGGTTAGTTTTATCGTACCCAGAAAGCCTCTTAACCTGCTGAAAGGGTTGTTCGACGACGATGCCACCATCCAGGCCTCATTAAGCAAAAGCCATCTGTTCTTGCAAACAGATGCCATGGAAATTGCCTGCCGGTTGATTGATGCACGGTTCCCGGACTATCGGGTGGTAATTCCGGTGGATAGCCCTTATCATCTGGTGATTTCCCGCACGGATCTGCAACAGGCCCTGCGACGGATCAGTGTGTTTGCCAACAAGGCTACCAATCAGGTGATTTTCACCCTGCAGGGAAGCACCTTAGAACTATCAGCCCAGGATATTGATTATTCCTTTGAAGGGAGTGAACGCCTCAGTTGCCAGTATGAAGGCGAGGATATGCGCATTTCCTTCAATGCCCGGTTCCTGCTGGAAATGTTGGCCGTCATGGATGCCGACGAAGTACGTTTTGATCTGTCAACCCCTTCCCGGGCAGCTATTCTGCAACCGGCATCGCAGGCTGAAGATGAAGACCTGCTGATGCTCATCATGCCCCTGATGATTACAGAACCCGTAGCTTGA
- the infB gene encoding translation initiation factor IF-2: protein MPEKSNTPRLLAAAKEFNIGRETLIEFLTSKGFDMSDMSANSRLTEEMYLALQEEFQQDKVNKKKSEQIDLPRGIASDILPKKENLETPAPEIQSKTQPEQADADAEVITTEAPKLEGPKIVGKIDPEMLAPAPKAKKASKASGKKTKEAEQPQPEPIPEVEKQETKLPEPTPTPSAPAPEPEKSPEPVIENIEAERLTGPKIIGKIELPVEPERKEKESRSTVHPKEKRKRKRIPIEKKVEENTRDKEKEDKSRKERKDHRHRDRRHHVPEKEIIDEKEIQEKIKDTLAKLSATSHSKTAKSKYRRARREEQSQQSAETSENKVLQVTEFVSVSELANLMDVSYADVISKCMNLGLMVSINQRLDAEVIELVANEFGYEVEFIGLDEHEAEAEEEEIVDDEKDLVPRPPIVTIMGHVDHGKTSLLDYIRNTNVIAGEAGGITQHIGAYEVSLPNGKKITFLDTPGHEAFTAMRARGATVGDIAVIVIAADDAVMPQTREAISHAQAAGLPMIFAINKIDKEGANPDKIKEQLAAMNLLVEDWGGKYQSQEISAKQGLNVDLLLEKILLEAELLDLKANPNRPAVGTVIEASLDKGRGYVATLLVQNGTLHPGDVIVAGAHYGRVKAMFNERGQRIQAAGPSTPVQVLGLDGAPQAGEKFKVYADESEAKEIATRRAQILREQGMRARKHITLDEIGRRLALGTFKELNLIIKGDVDGSVEALSDALQKLSTEEIVVNVVHKAVGQITESDVLLASASDAIIVGFQVRPSMQAARLAERENIEIRTYSVIYDAIEEIKSAMEGMLEPKIEEKVTCRVEIKQIFKFEKNTVAGCQVLEGKLTRNTRVHLVRDGIVIYTGELGSLKRFKDDVKEVSAGMECGLTIKNYNDIKVGDMLEGFEEVSVKRTL, encoded by the coding sequence ATGCCGGAAAAAAGTAACACACCCAGATTGTTGGCAGCAGCCAAAGAATTCAATATCGGAAGGGAAACCCTGATCGAATTCCTGACCTCAAAGGGATTCGACATGTCCGACATGTCAGCCAATTCCCGCCTGACGGAAGAAATGTATCTGGCCCTGCAGGAGGAATTTCAACAGGATAAGGTCAACAAGAAGAAAAGCGAACAGATTGATCTTCCCCGTGGCATTGCCTCAGACATTTTACCGAAGAAAGAAAATCTGGAAACGCCGGCTCCTGAAATACAAAGCAAAACCCAGCCAGAGCAGGCTGATGCAGATGCAGAGGTGATTACCACAGAAGCCCCCAAACTGGAAGGGCCCAAAATTGTAGGAAAAATCGATCCTGAAATGCTTGCGCCGGCACCCAAAGCCAAAAAAGCAAGCAAAGCCTCTGGCAAAAAAACCAAAGAAGCCGAACAACCCCAGCCCGAACCAATTCCTGAAGTTGAAAAACAAGAAACTAAGTTACCAGAGCCAACCCCAACACCTTCTGCACCCGCGCCTGAGCCTGAAAAATCACCGGAGCCTGTGATTGAAAATATTGAAGCAGAGCGGCTGACTGGTCCGAAGATTATCGGAAAAATTGAGCTGCCCGTTGAACCTGAACGCAAGGAAAAGGAAAGCCGTTCAACAGTCCATCCGAAGGAAAAAAGAAAAAGAAAAAGAATACCTATCGAGAAGAAAGTTGAGGAAAATACCCGCGATAAAGAAAAAGAAGATAAGTCCAGGAAGGAACGGAAAGACCACCGGCATCGCGATCGCAGGCACCATGTACCTGAAAAGGAAATCATCGACGAGAAAGAGATTCAGGAAAAAATCAAGGATACACTGGCCAAGCTGAGTGCAACCTCACACAGCAAAACCGCCAAATCCAAATATCGCCGGGCCAGAAGGGAAGAACAAAGCCAGCAATCCGCCGAAACATCGGAAAACAAGGTATTGCAGGTAACCGAATTTGTGTCAGTAAGTGAGCTGGCCAATCTCATGGATGTAAGCTATGCCGATGTCATCAGCAAATGCATGAATCTGGGGCTGATGGTTTCCATCAACCAGCGCCTGGACGCTGAAGTTATTGAACTGGTAGCCAACGAGTTTGGTTATGAGGTAGAATTTATTGGATTGGACGAACACGAGGCTGAAGCAGAGGAAGAAGAAATTGTAGATGATGAAAAAGATCTGGTGCCCCGCCCGCCTATTGTTACCATCATGGGGCATGTGGATCACGGTAAAACCTCACTGCTCGACTACATCCGCAATACCAACGTGATTGCTGGTGAGGCGGGTGGCATTACCCAGCATATCGGTGCTTATGAGGTGAGCCTGCCCAATGGCAAAAAAATTACTTTTCTGGACACACCCGGTCACGAAGCTTTCACGGCTATGCGTGCCCGCGGTGCTACGGTGGGGGATATTGCGGTGATTGTGATTGCGGCCGACGATGCTGTGATGCCCCAAACCCGGGAAGCTATTTCACATGCCCAGGCAGCAGGCCTGCCCATGATCTTTGCCATCAATAAAATTGATAAAGAAGGTGCCAATCCTGATAAAATCAAGGAACAACTGGCAGCCATGAACCTGCTGGTAGAAGATTGGGGAGGTAAATACCAGAGTCAGGAAATTTCCGCCAAACAGGGATTGAATGTGGATTTGTTGCTTGAAAAGATTTTGCTGGAAGCAGAGCTGCTCGATCTGAAAGCCAACCCCAACCGTCCGGCCGTCGGAACGGTCATCGAAGCTTCACTTGATAAAGGTAGGGGGTATGTGGCCACCCTGTTGGTACAAAACGGCACTCTTCATCCCGGCGATGTCATCGTGGCTGGTGCACATTACGGTCGGGTCAAGGCCATGTTCAACGAACGCGGGCAAAGAATTCAGGCAGCCGGCCCTTCTACACCGGTGCAGGTGCTAGGCCTGGACGGAGCTCCGCAAGCCGGTGAGAAGTTTAAAGTATATGCTGATGAAAGCGAAGCCAAGGAGATTGCTACCCGCCGGGCCCAGATCCTGCGCGAACAGGGTATGCGGGCACGCAAGCATATTACGCTCGACGAAATTGGCCGACGCCTCGCCCTGGGCACCTTCAAAGAGCTGAACCTGATCATCAAAGGCGATGTGGATGGTTCTGTGGAAGCGCTTAGTGATGCCCTCCAGAAACTTTCTACCGAAGAAATCGTGGTAAATGTGGTCCATAAAGCCGTGGGGCAGATTACAGAATCCGACGTACTGCTGGCCAGTGCTTCGGATGCTATCATCGTAGGCTTTCAGGTACGCCCGTCCATGCAGGCTGCCCGCCTGGCTGAAAGAGAAAATATTGAAATCCGCACCTATTCCGTGATTTACGATGCTATTGAGGAAATCAAGAGCGCCATGGAGGGCATGCTGGAACCCAAGATTGAGGAAAAGGTAACCTGCCGGGTAGAAATCAAACAAATATTCAAATTCGAAAAAAATACCGTCGCCGGCTGCCAGGTTCTTGAAGGAAAACTTACCCGCAATACCCGGGTGCATCTGGTCCGCGATGGTATTGTGATTTACACGGGTGAGCTGGGTTCACTGAAACGCTTCAAGGATGATGTAAAAGAAGTGTCTGCAGGTATGGAATGTGGTCTCACCATCAAAAACTACAACGATATCAAGGTGGGCGATATGCTGGAAGGATTTGAAGAAGTGAGTGTCAAACGCACACTCTAA
- a CDS encoding papain-like cysteine protease family protein: MKRFLMNRSLGLLLIACLGGCCKPEIIGSVPNTLRPQQTNNWCWAATTQMLAQHFGISVTQCDLANHRFGRTDCCTGDCPKTDSCNRPGWPELDYVGLSFKESSTALSWENLQRQIYCSKKPMGYAYGTPGVVGHVLVIKGYVSVGNTHYLVLNDPWSPCNGSERLITYEEYADPAGSATHWDTFYDLAKK, from the coding sequence ATGAAACGCTTCCTGATGAACAGAAGTTTGGGGTTACTGCTAATAGCCTGCCTGGGCGGCTGCTGCAAGCCCGAAATTATTGGCAGTGTGCCCAATACGCTTCGCCCTCAGCAAACCAACAACTGGTGCTGGGCTGCTACTACCCAAATGCTGGCTCAGCATTTTGGTATTTCCGTTACACAATGTGATCTGGCCAATCACCGGTTTGGCCGAACCGATTGCTGCACCGGCGATTGTCCCAAAACAGATTCCTGTAACCGGCCAGGATGGCCTGAACTGGACTATGTGGGCCTGAGCTTCAAGGAAAGCTCCACAGCCCTGAGTTGGGAAAACCTCCAGCGACAGATTTACTGCAGCAAAAAACCAATGGGATATGCCTATGGAACACCCGGTGTGGTGGGGCATGTGCTGGTGATCAAAGGATATGTCTCGGTAGGCAACACGCATTACCTGGTTTTGAATGACCCCTGGTCGCCCTGCAATGGCAGCGAACGGCTGATTACCTATGAAGAATATGCCGACCCTGCCGGATCAGCCACGCACTGGGACACATTCTATGATTTGGCCAAAAAATAA
- the nusA gene encoding transcription termination factor NusA, whose protein sequence is MASINLIESFTEFKEAENIDRPTLMKVLEDVFKTLLRKKYGTDENFDVIVNTEKGDLEIIRRRLIVEDGQVTDENTQIAYSDAIKIEPDYEVGEELYEEVDIQDFGRRAILAAKQTLAARISDLKKNVLLKKYAERIGEIVTVEVYQVWKKEVLLLDDEGNELILPKSEQIPSDYFKKGETIRAVVKKVEMKNNTPLIILSRTHPSFLAKLLEIEVPEIFDGLIVIRKIVREPGERAKVAVESYDDRIDPVGACVGMKGSRIHGIVRELRNENIDIINYTNNIQLFIQRALTPAKVSRMEVDTENKRASVYLKPDQVSLAIGKRGVNIRLACELTGYNIDVYRDSDGTEEYDIDLDEFADEIDEWIIDELKRIGCDTALSVLDLSVEELVRRTDLEEETIREVRRIIEEEFKKDETE, encoded by the coding sequence ATGGCAAGCATTAATTTAATTGAATCTTTTACTGAATTCAAAGAGGCGGAAAACATTGACCGCCCTACACTGATGAAGGTGCTGGAAGATGTGTTCAAAACCCTGCTTCGCAAAAAATATGGCACCGATGAAAATTTTGATGTGATTGTAAATACGGAAAAAGGTGACCTGGAAATTATCCGTCGCAGGCTGATTGTGGAAGACGGGCAGGTTACCGATGAAAATACACAGATTGCTTATTCGGATGCCATCAAGATTGAACCTGATTACGAAGTAGGCGAAGAATTGTATGAGGAAGTAGATATCCAGGATTTTGGCCGAAGGGCTATCCTGGCAGCCAAACAAACTCTGGCCGCCCGCATCAGTGATCTGAAGAAAAACGTGCTGCTGAAAAAATATGCAGAACGCATCGGAGAAATTGTTACGGTGGAAGTATATCAGGTGTGGAAAAAAGAAGTGTTGCTGCTTGATGATGAAGGCAATGAATTGATTCTGCCAAAATCAGAACAGATTCCATCTGATTACTTCAAAAAAGGTGAAACTATCCGGGCAGTGGTGAAAAAGGTGGAAATGAAAAACAATACACCTTTGATTATCCTTTCACGCACCCATCCTTCATTTCTGGCCAAATTGCTGGAAATAGAAGTGCCTGAGATATTTGATGGGTTGATTGTCATTCGCAAAATTGTGCGTGAACCAGGTGAAAGAGCCAAGGTTGCCGTAGAATCGTATGACGATCGTATTGATCCGGTCGGAGCCTGTGTGGGTATGAAAGGAAGCCGTATCCACGGCATCGTTCGTGAACTCAGAAATGAAAATATTGACATCATCAATTACACCAACAATATTCAGCTGTTCATTCAACGTGCGCTCACGCCGGCCAAGGTTTCCAGAATGGAAGTAGATACGGAAAACAAACGAGCATCCGTGTATCTGAAACCCGATCAGGTTTCGCTGGCCATCGGCAAAAGAGGAGTAAACATCAGGCTGGCCTGCGAGCTTACGGGTTACAACATTGATGTGTATCGCGACAGCGATGGTACAGAAGAATACGATATTGACCTGGATGAATTTGCAGATGAAATTGATGAATGGATCATTGATGAATTAAAGCGCATCGGATGCGATACCGCCCTGAGTGTGCTTGATCTGTCCGTAGAGGAACTCGTGCGGCGTACTGACCTTGAAGAAGAAACTATCCGGGAGGTACGACGTATCATCGAAGAGGAATTTAAAAAAGACGAAACAGAATAA
- the typA gene encoding translational GTPase TypA has translation MDIRNVAIIAHVDHGKTTLVDNMIYQTHVLRENQEMGSLILDQNDLERERGITIFSKNISIFYKGVKINIIDTPGHADFGGEVERVLRMADGVLLLVDAFEGPMPQTRFVLQKALQLQLTPIVVINKVDKPNCRPEEVHEAVFELFFQLDATEEQLNFPTYYGSGKQGWFNQSLQPSQDITPLLDGIISHIPAPQVSEGPLQLQITSLDYSSFLGRIAIGKVQRGKICVNQPVCLVAADGRVRQAKVKELYVFEGLGKRNAETVEAGDIAAIVGLEDFAIGDTVTDVQCPEPLPPLEVEQPTMHMLFSINNSPFFGRDGKYVTSRHLRERLMKETEKNLALRVEETESPDSFLVYGRGVMHLGVLIETMRREGYELTVGQPQVQVKIINGQRCEPYEELVVDVPVDYASKVIDLVTRRKGTLLNMHTKGHMQHLEFEIPSRGLIGLRTQLLTATSGEAIMAHRFVAYKPWKGSIPSRINGVLVAKETGTVTAYALDKLQDRGIFFVEPGEEVYGGMIVGENNKPGDLVVNTNEGKKLTNMRASGSDAAAQIVPKRRMSLEECMEYIQQDECIEVTPSHIRMRKVILDAEQRKKQQKIMAPSE, from the coding sequence ATGGATATTCGCAATGTTGCCATCATCGCCCATGTGGATCACGGGAAAACCACGCTGGTAGACAATATGATTTACCAGACCCATGTGTTGCGTGAAAACCAGGAAATGGGAAGCCTGATTCTGGATCAGAATGATCTGGAGCGGGAAAGAGGAATTACCATTTTTTCCAAAAACATCAGCATTTTTTACAAGGGAGTAAAAATCAATATCATTGATACACCTGGGCATGCCGATTTTGGAGGAGAAGTGGAGCGGGTATTGCGGATGGCCGACGGGGTATTGTTGCTGGTCGACGCTTTCGAAGGCCCTATGCCACAAACCCGTTTTGTATTGCAGAAAGCACTTCAGCTGCAACTGACGCCCATTGTGGTGATCAACAAGGTGGATAAGCCCAACTGCAGGCCCGAAGAAGTCCATGAAGCCGTATTTGAATTGTTTTTCCAGCTTGATGCCACCGAAGAACAACTGAATTTCCCCACCTATTACGGTTCCGGGAAGCAAGGATGGTTTAATCAATCCCTGCAGCCCAGCCAGGATATCACACCCCTGCTGGATGGCATTATTTCCCATATTCCCGCTCCGCAGGTAAGTGAAGGGCCATTGCAACTGCAGATCACTTCCCTGGATTATTCTTCCTTTCTGGGAAGAATTGCCATCGGGAAGGTTCAACGGGGCAAAATCTGCGTCAATCAGCCTGTATGCCTGGTTGCTGCAGATGGTAGGGTGCGGCAGGCCAAAGTGAAAGAACTCTATGTGTTTGAAGGACTGGGTAAACGGAATGCAGAAACTGTTGAGGCCGGCGATATCGCTGCCATTGTAGGTCTGGAAGATTTTGCCATCGGCGATACCGTAACCGACGTCCAGTGTCCCGAGCCATTGCCCCCATTGGAAGTGGAGCAGCCTACCATGCACATGCTGTTTAGCATCAACAATTCTCCCTTTTTTGGAAGAGATGGAAAATATGTAACCTCACGGCATTTGCGGGAAAGATTGATGAAAGAAACCGAAAAAAACCTGGCCCTTCGTGTGGAAGAAACCGAAAGCCCAGATAGCTTTCTGGTATATGGCCGGGGTGTGATGCATCTGGGGGTACTGATTGAAACCATGCGTCGCGAAGGATACGAGTTAACAGTAGGACAGCCGCAGGTACAGGTGAAAATAATAAACGGGCAGCGTTGTGAACCGTATGAAGAACTGGTGGTAGATGTACCGGTGGATTACGCCAGCAAAGTTATTGACTTGGTTACCCGCCGGAAGGGTACGCTTTTAAACATGCATACCAAGGGGCACATGCAGCATCTGGAGTTTGAAATCCCTTCGCGCGGACTTATCGGGTTACGCACCCAGCTGCTGACGGCCACTTCCGGAGAAGCCATCATGGCCCATCGTTTTGTGGCCTATAAACCCTGGAAAGGTTCCATTCCTTCCCGCATCAATGGTGTACTGGTGGCCAAGGAAACGGGAACCGTTACGGCCTATGCATTGGATAAACTCCAGGACCGGGGCATATTCTTCGTAGAACCAGGAGAAGAAGTTTATGGGGGGATGATTGTGGGGGAAAACAACAAACCCGGTGATCTGGTGGTGAATACCAATGAAGGCAAAAAACTCACCAATATGCGCGCCAGCGGCAGTGATGCCGCAGCGCAGATTGTACCCAAACGCCGCATGTCGCTGGAAGAATGCATGGAATACATCCAACAAGACGAATGCATTGAAGTTACACCTTCCCATATCCGCATGCGCAAAGTAATCCTGGATGCCGAACAACGCAAAAAGCAGCAAAAAATCATGGCTCCTTCCGAATAA